From Streptomyces sp. TLI_053, a single genomic window includes:
- a CDS encoding choice-of-anchor C family protein: MSFSRTRIAAVALLVAGATALAVPAQAAGGNRALSRFDDGSFETPKAPVNSFTPLTAGQTIGPWRVASGSVDLIGAGFWQAAEGDQSVDLNGNSAGTVTQSFTTVPGATYSVTYSLAGNPAGAPALKTGRALIDGQNFQDFSFDVTGKTFTAMGYVGRQFTFVAQGASTTLGFTSTIGGSYGPVVDDVQVKECKPCCG, translated from the coding sequence ATGTCGTTCTCGCGCACCCGCATCGCCGCCGTCGCCCTGCTCGTCGCCGGCGCCACCGCGCTGGCCGTCCCGGCCCAGGCCGCCGGCGGCAACCGGGCGCTCAGCCGGTTCGACGACGGCAGCTTCGAGACGCCCAAGGCCCCCGTCAACTCCTTCACCCCGCTGACCGCCGGTCAGACCATCGGCCCGTGGCGCGTCGCGAGCGGGAGCGTCGACCTGATCGGCGCGGGCTTCTGGCAGGCCGCCGAGGGCGACCAGTCGGTGGACCTCAACGGAAACAGCGCCGGCACCGTCACCCAGAGCTTCACCACCGTGCCGGGCGCCACCTACTCGGTCACCTACTCGCTGGCCGGCAACCCGGCGGGCGCGCCGGCCCTGAAGACCGGCCGGGCGCTGATCGACGGCCAGAACTTCCAGGACTTCTCCTTCGACGTCACCGGCAAGACGTTCACCGCCATGGGCTACGTGGGCCGCCAGTTCACCTTCGTCGCCCAGGGCGCGTCGACCACCCTGGGCTTCACCAGCACCATCGGCGGGTCGTACGGGCCGGTCGTCGACGACGTGCAGGTGAAGGAGTGCAAGCCCTGTTGCGGCTGA
- a CDS encoding maleylpyruvate isomerase family mycothiol-dependent enzyme has product MTSQLPAQGPGAERGALFDAVTEVGDAAVALLADCRGATPIPGARWTVAEAAAHLAMANELMAELAAGADRPYGDGTPGSLAAANEASLAARPERDPTVLGAEIARQARRFTAAAGHRDGGEAVLTPLGRMDLDTLGAYLLTHMLGHLYDIAVALGRPHPIDRRRVGLTMPFLRTAMPLVVDARAAAGHSACYRLRVRGLDGFAVTFTDGAAVVSQEPPRRPDCTVLTEPVAFLLIALGRFTATDALRRGKVLAWGRRPWLASSFPGLFSAP; this is encoded by the coding sequence ATGACTTCTCAGCTCCCCGCGCAGGGGCCCGGCGCCGAGCGCGGCGCGCTGTTCGACGCGGTCACCGAGGTCGGTGACGCGGCCGTCGCCCTGCTCGCCGACTGCCGCGGCGCCACCCCGATCCCCGGTGCGCGGTGGACGGTCGCCGAGGCGGCCGCGCACCTGGCGATGGCCAACGAGCTGATGGCGGAACTCGCGGCCGGCGCGGACCGGCCCTACGGGGACGGCACCCCCGGCTCGCTGGCGGCGGCCAACGAGGCCTCGCTGGCCGCACGTCCGGAGCGGGACCCGACCGTGCTCGGCGCGGAGATCGCCCGGCAGGCCCGGCGGTTCACCGCGGCGGCCGGCCACCGCGACGGCGGGGAGGCGGTCCTGACACCGCTGGGCCGCATGGACCTGGACACCCTCGGTGCCTACCTGCTGACCCACATGCTGGGCCACCTCTACGACATCGCCGTCGCGCTCGGGCGGCCGCACCCGATCGACCGGCGGCGGGTCGGGCTGACGATGCCCTTCCTGCGGACGGCCATGCCGCTGGTGGTGGACGCCCGCGCGGCGGCCGGCCACAGCGCCTGCTACCGCCTGCGGGTGCGGGGTCTGGACGGCTTCGCGGTGACCTTCACGGACGGTGCGGCCGTGGTGAGCCAGGAGCCGCCGCGCCGTCCGGACTGCACCGTCCTCACCGAACCGGTCGCGTTCCTCCTGATCGCGCTGGGCCGTTTCACCGCCACCGACGCGCTCCGCCGGGGCAAGGTGCTGGCCTGGGGCCGTCGGCCGTGGCTGGCCTCCTCCTTCCCCGGGCTGTTCAGCGCCCCCTGA